DNA from Homo sapiens chromosome 1, GRCh38.p14 Primary Assembly:
CTTCTTGAACTGTCGTTTCCTCAGGAACTGGGTCTTCCTGATTGTTGAACCCTGACCCGAAGTCTCTGGGCTAGCTACTCCCCCCAGCTCCTAGTTGATAGAAATGGGGGTTCTGGACCAGATGATCCCTTCCAATGTGGTGCTAGCAGGCAGGATCCCTTCTCCACCTCCAAAGGCCCTAAAGGGTGGGGAGAGATCACCACTCTAACCTCGGCCTGACATCCCTCCCATCCCATATTTGTCCAAGTGTTCCTGCTTCTAACAGACTTTGTTCTTAGAATGGAGCCTGTGTATCTACTATCTCCAGTTTGTATTATTTCTTGAAAGTCTTTTAACAATATGATAAAACTAAGattgtggttttgtttctctctctcagccCGATACTCCCAATTCTGGATCTTTCAGTGAGGTATTATCCCCATCCTCCCCTGTGGGCTGCTGTCATTCATCTTCTACCTTGTCTACCTTTGCTTCTTGCATGtgaatttttttagatggagttctcgctctgtcacccaggctggagtgcaatggtgcaatctcgactcactgcagcctccgcctcccgggttcaggtgattctcctgcctcagcctcctaagtagctgagattacagtcgcccgccaccacacccagctagatgtatttttagtagagatggggtttcgccatgttggccaggctggtctcaaactcctgacctctagtgatccaccctccttggcccctcaaagtgctcaaaTTACAtgcatgtgaaatttaaaaaagaaaatattacataactGCAAGGAAGGCATAAGAAAGACTCTCTTCGTTTATTTAGTTGATCCCCCTTCTCAATTCCTAATAGTCTGACACTTATTgccatgttttatttaatattttttatttaatcttttaatttttaaaaaaaacccattaacAGTACATTTTGGTCTAAAATGGTCCCTCTGCTGAAATGCTAGGTGCTAGCCGTAATTCTGGCTTTAAAACCAAAAccccaaatatttaataaataaaaattagaattagtTGCCATTCTACTCCAAACCAGCTAGCCTAGCtgaagagaagagggaagggggaagaggcCAGAGAAAGGAGGAGGCAGTCAGATCTTAGACCTGTCGCTACAGGGACAGCTGAAAGAAGTAGCACTAAGAAAGATCATCCGAGCAGTCCCCAGTACAGCCCCCACTTTTTGGCAGAGGTAGGGTAAGGGTTATGTgcaccctcctcctaccctcaaTTCATTTGTGTCATAGAGGGAGAAAGTTAAAAGCTCAGCTTTGGTTTCTGGCCCAAGTTAGGGAGCTTAGAAAGGTTAGCCTTGGTCCAGCTTTGGCAGAATGAGGCCCACAGATGGGACAATAAGGCACAACCCTGGCTCTGGAGGTCAGGGAGTCAAAGGCAAACAGCTGGGGCCAAATTCTCAGAATAAGGAATGTGAATTGTAACCCCTACCCACAGAGAGCTGAGGGAGGGCCTCAAAAGCAGTAGAAAGGATGACTTGGCGGGTAGGGAGGAAAATACGACCGTCCCCCTCTAACAGAATATAACCAACGTCCCCCTACCTGGGGATAGGCTGGTTAGAATTTGGTTTAAAGGCAACTGGGTGACAAGCAAGGAGGGAGGATGCAGAGAACTCTCCTctcactttctcctttttccccAGAGCTTAAAGTGACCCTATAGCGCAGGGAGCGGGGTAGTTCCTTGGCTTTATGCATTAATCTGGGAGGCAGCTGGAGTAATGGTTCAGTCATTCTTACGATGGTTGTTATTGAGGATGGGGTGGCCATTGGCTAGGGGCCGGCTCTTTGCTCCTCCCCCAGCTGCAGCCTCCTCCCCCTCTGAGCTCTCTGTTTCTTCCCGGTCACTGCGTTCATCTTCTACCAGCTGTGGAAAAGGGACAAGAAGGGTTATTACATGAGATCCTCAAACCCCTAAGTACTGCTTCTCTCTGAGGGCTTGTTCCTGTTATACCCAGGGCTCCACACTAGTTTTTTAGAGAGTTACTGGCAAGATGGGAGTTCAGGAAGTTGTAGAGAGTAGTAAGGCCTACACAATGGGAACAGGGCTTCACCTTTCCAGTTATGAACTTGTGGGCCATGCGCAAAATGAGGTAGGCCCAGAAGATATGCAGCAGCTGTAGAACTCCCATCATGGAATTGAAGAAGTAATAGCCAAAGAAGGCAGGATAGAGCTCCAGTGGGTACACCAGGGTGCAATGCAGGATCCTGAGGATTCAAGGAGAGAGAGAACGTGGACAAGAGCAGGTCAGACACCGGGGAGATAcaggaggggaagaaaggcaAGGCTCCTGATTTCTTCAGAACAGGAGTGTAGCCTAGCTGCCTACTCACCAGAAGGGCAGGATGACCAGTCGGGTGATGATAAAAACAATGGCGAAGACGATGAAGATGTTGTTGCAGGTGTTCTTCCATCCCGCGTAGTTAAACATCTTGGCTGACTGCATAGAGAGCCCCCATCCATCATCATGGGCTCCTGACTCCCTCGAGTACATTCATATGTACACTCCAGTTAGGAGCACTGACTCTGTGCCCTCCTCCTTGGTCCCAGGAATGTCATCCTCCAAATTCCCACCCCGCACCTCCCtcccaaagaaaaccaaagggACAGAAGAACCTGCACCAGGGTCTCTAGATTTGAGGAAGCCTGACCTCCAGCAGGTAATCGGAAGAGTCATGCAGAGCCATGATTAGAGTCCCAGCTCGGATGTAATTGGCAAACCAGGAAAAGCTGATGAGAATGATGGTGGCCACATGGTGGATGATCTGTTCCTTGAAATCCTGCAGAGATGATGCAGGCCCCAGGGCCTTTTTTTATTCCCCAGCTCTCACTATGCCTTCTTACCCCTTGCCTTTGGTTCCCCATATACCAACAGCTCCATTCAGAGTACCCAGAAGTCAAAGGAGAGGGTGTTCATCCCAGGGCCTCATTTTGGCTCTGAGGCTTAATTGCACAACCCCTTCACCCACCTTTCGCTTGACATCAGAGGCAATGCTGAAGAGCAGGGACCAGTAGAAGGAAAGTTCAATCAT
Protein-coding regions in this window:
- the CERS2 gene encoding ceramide synthase 2, producing MLQTLYDYFWWERLWLPVNLTWADLEDRDGRVYAKASDLYITLPLALLFLIVRYFFELYVATPLAALLNIKEKTRLRAPPNATLEHFYLTSGKQPKQVEVELLSRQSGLSGRQVERWFRRRRNQDRPSLLKKFREASWRFTFYLIAFIAGMAVIVDKPWFYDMKKVWEGYPIQSTIPSQYWYYMIELSFYWSLLFSIASDVKRKDFKEQIIHHVATIILISFSWFANYIRAGTLIMALHDSSDYLLESAKMFNYAGWKNTCNNIFIVFAIVFIITRLVILPFWILHCTLVYPLELYPAFFGYYFFNSMMGVLQLLHIFWAYLILRMAHKFITGKLVEDERSDREETESSEGEEAAAGGGAKSRPLANGHPILNNNHRKND